A genome region from Coffea arabica cultivar ET-39 chromosome 7e, Coffea Arabica ET-39 HiFi, whole genome shotgun sequence includes the following:
- the LOC140011393 gene encoding uncharacterized protein has product MEAEGLGGPPPKMGTPRNKRNQDRYCAFHRDVGHDTEGCWALRKEIEDLIQRGFLGRFVRQGCPGQEPERTYRGDWGEGQRLDHPGRRDAPGGRSPDQDTQNLAGVINTIAGGPTGGDSHIARMNRRPPPEGDDSLKRLRMDEEITFGPRDTVPLVSGNHEAIVIDIVTNNYRVKKVYVDQGSAVDIMFYRVFKELGLEDGQLTPVRTPQMGFTGPPINPEGMITLMVTQQSPYNVFLGRPALNALRAIPSTLHLSVKFPTPGGIVEVRGDPEVARACYLAILQGREKVVAQTTCLEPYIPGDETRQPGTQDEIEEFPLREDRPDQVIRIGALLPPEEKEGLKAL; this is encoded by the exons ATGGAGGCGGAAGGCCTGGGAGGTCCGCCGCCCAAGATGGGGACACCTCGGAATAAGAGGAACCAGGACCGGTACTGTGCCTTCCACCGCGACGTCGGACACGACACGGAGGGGTGCTGGGCCCTGCGGAAGGAGATCGAAGACCTGATCCAGCGAGGGTTCTTGGGGCGATTCGTGCGGCAAGGTTGCCCCGGCCAGGAGCCCGAACGCACCTACCGCGGAGATTGGGGTGAAGGCCAACGGCTCGACCACCCTGGGCGGCGTGACGCGCCCGGGGGCCGCTCCCCCGACCAGGACACCCAAAACCTAGCTGGAGTGATAAACACCATCGCCGGGGGCCCCACCGGGGGAGACAGTCACATAGCTCGGATGAACAGGCGACCTCCCCCCGAGGGGGATGACTCCCTGAAGCGGCTGCGCATGGACGAGGAGATCACTTTCGGACCAAGGGACACAGTTCCCCTAGTGTCCGGGAACCATGAGGCCATCGTGATAGATATTGTCACCAACAATTACCGCGTGAAGAAGGTGTATGTCGACCAAGGGAGTGCGGTTGACATTATGTTCTATCGGGTGTTCAAGGAGCTCGGCTTGGAGGACGGGCAGCTTACCCCAGTTCGGACACCACAGATGGGCTTCACCGGACCCCCTATCAACCCGGAGGGAATGATCACCCTGATGGTCACG CAACAGTCCCCGTACAACGTGTTCCTGGGTCGGCCTGCCTTGAACGCTCTCCGAGCTATCCCCTCGACGCTCCACCTCAGCGTCAAATTCCCCACTCCGGGAGGGATAGTCGAGGTGCGTGGTGACCCCGAGGTGGCCAGGGCTTGCTACTTGGCCATACTTCAGGGACGGGAGAAGGTGGTCGCCCAGACGACCTGTCTGGAGCCTTACATCCCGGGGGACGAAACCCGGCAGCCGGGCACCCAGGACGAAATCGAGGAGTTCCCCTTGAGGGAAGACCGGCCAGACCAGGTGATCCGCATAGGCGCACTGCTGCCCCCCGAGGAGAAGGAGGGCTTGAAGGCCCTGTGA
- the LOC113700900 gene encoding uncharacterized protein produces the protein MTKWAVELAVHDIGYRPRTAIKAQALADFLAEGASLAMTEQNSPPSGARSREPWILFVDGASSKEGSGAGLLLISPTGEELTYALRFDFPASNNEAEYEALLTGLRIAHQMGITAIRVRSDSQLVVLQVRGEYEAKEEVMKKYLAKIAKQACRHPVKAGILLVCAPEQGSFGRDGQTEKYRPGPHPGYRQLGHLDDPLVNFLSSGALPENKTETRRIQLRAAKYAYSGGTLYRRSYLLPWLKCVTPEEGDYVLRKIHEEICAAHVGSRVHAPLRHQPAREMIPIHSPWPFAQWGIDLLGPFPRAPGRYEHLVVAVDYFTKWMEAEPLVSISGRAIQKFFWRNIVCRFRIPHVLMSDNGRQFADNPFKSWCAELGISQHFTSVGHPQANGQVENANRTILQGLKTRLELAQFNWLDELPSVLWAYRTTPRTTTHETPFSLTYGVEAVVPADIGLPSPRTQNFVASSNEEELRCNLDMLEAKREEAAVRMAKYKSQLARYHNARVRTIQYQPGDLVLRKNSVSRAHGSNKLDPNWEGPYKVLETSRAGYCKLARIDGSEVLKVHLKHVERRMVKAIQEPRNRGAFPSQMDLQEHFQLEHGHILIRRRKGFLEWSPP, from the exons ATGACCAAATGGGCCGTTGAGCTGGCCGTGCACGACATCGGCTATCGGCCCCGTACTGCCATTAAGGCTCAGGCCTTGGCAGACTTCCTCGCCGAGGGGGCTAGCTTGGCCATGACCGAGCAGAACTCTCCGCCCAGTGGGGCGCGGTCGAGAGAGCCTTGGATTCTGTTCGTGGACGGGGCCTCCAGTAAGGAAGGAAGCGGAGCTGGCTTGCTGCTCATTTCGCCAACCGGGGAGGAGCTGACCTACGCTCTTCGTTTCGACTTCCCCGCATCCAACAATGAAGCCGAGTATGAGGCCCTACTTACAGGATTGCGGATAGCCCACCAGATGGGTATAACCGCGATCAGAGTCCGGAGCGACTCTCAGCTCGTCGTCCTCCAAGTTCGCGGGGAATACGAGGCTAAGGAGGAGGTCATGAAGAAATATTTGGCCAAG ATCGCAAAACAAGCGTGCAGACATCCTGTCAAAGCTGGCATCCTCCTCGTTTGCGCACCTGAACAAGGAAGTTTTGGTAGAGATGGTCAAACAGAAAAGTATCGACCAGGTCCACATCCTGGCTATAGACAGCTCGGCCACCTGGATGACCCCCTAGTAAACTTCCTCAGCTCGGGTGCCCTCCCTGAGAACAAAACCGAGACTCGCCGGATCCAGCTCAGAGCTGCCAAGTACGCCTACTCTGGGGGAACCCTCTACAGAAGGTCGTACTTATTGCCCTGGCTAAAGTGCGTGACTCCCGAGGAAGGTGACTACGTCCTTCGCAAAATCCATGAAGAGATATGTGCGGCACATGTGGGGTCCCGG GTGCACGCCCCACTGCGCCACCAGCCAGCTCGGGAAATGATCCCCATCCACAGTCCCTGGCCCTTCGCTCAATGGGGGATAGACCTTCTGGGTCCTTTCCCCCGAGCCCCGGGAAGATATGAGCACCTCGTGGTGGCCGTAGACTATTTCACGAAGTGGATGGAAGCAGAGCCCCTGGTCTCTATCTCTGGGAGGGCAATTCAGAAGTTCTTCTGGAGGAACATAGTCTGCCGCTTCAGGATTCCGCATGTCTTAATGTCAGACAACGGGCGCCAATTCGCGGATAACCCCTTCAAGAGCTGGTGCGCCGAGCTCGGGATCAGTCAGCACTTTACATCGGTCGGCCATCCCCAGGCCAACGGCCAGGTGGAAAATGCCAACCGAACCATCCTCCAAGGACTGAAAACTAGGCTAGAACTGGCCCAGTTTAACTGGCTGGATGAACTCCCTAGTGTCCTCTGGGCTTACCGCACTACGCCCAGGACGACCACCCACGAGACCCCGTTCTCTCTGACTTACGGAGTGGAGGCGGTGGTACCCGCGGATATTGGTCTCCCCTCGCCCCGAACACAGAACTTCGTTGCGTCATCCAACGAGGAAGAGCTGAGGTGCAATTTGGATATGCTGGAGGCTAAGCGTGAGGAAGCGGCGGTACGGATGGCTAAGTACAAAAGCCAGCTCGCCCGCTATCACAACGCCAGAGTGAGGACCATACAGTACCAGCCGGGGGACCTTGTCCTAAGGAAGAACTCGGTCAGCCGAGCTCATGGCTCCAACAAGCTCGACCCGAACTGGGAAGGCCCATACAAGGTCCTTGAGACGAGCCGAGCTGGCTACTGCAAGCTCGCGAGAATAGATGGATCAGAG GTGCTGAAGGTACACCTTAAGCATGTTGAGAGGCGTATGGTGAAGGCTATTCAGGAACCCAGAAACAGGGGGGCCTTTCCGTCTCAGATGGACCTTCAAGAGCATTTTCAACTGGAGCATGGTCACATCCTTATAAGGAGACGGAAAGGGTTTCTGGAGTGGTCGCCGCCCTAG